The following are encoded together in the Salvia hispanica cultivar TCC Black 2014 chromosome 6, UniMelb_Shisp_WGS_1.0, whole genome shotgun sequence genome:
- the LOC125195920 gene encoding subtilisin-like protease SBT1.1, with the protein MAEAAMILRTILLVLALNVVSTSYAAMDSNAYVVHMDKSKMRAFDVSVGTSRRWYEAMIQSINVDSGGGEEAELLYVYENVISGFSARLSKQHLESLAKADGFLSATMDELYNLHTTHSPHFLGLEEGIGLWDAENLASDVIIGVVDTGIWPEHPSFRSKGLPPVPSRWRGKCKAGPKFAASNCNRKLVGAKAFFKGYEAIAGRVNETSDYRSPRDSQGHGTHTSSTAGGNLVKGASFLGLAKGTASGMRYTARIAAYKACYQLGCATSDIVAAMEQAVSDGVDVLSLSLGGVAKPYYADSMAIAAFGAVKKGVFVSASAGNSGPSGSSVSNIAPWMATVAASYMDRVFPARVELGDGQILLGTSLYSGKAPTTPLHLAYDDTAGGRVARFCIANSLSPRLVKGRIVICDRGINSRVEKGEQVRMAGGAGMILANGENQGEELLADAHILPAASLGAAASKAVKMYSNSTTNATAVLTFEGAVYNSPAPVMAAFSSRGPSLFGPDIIKPDITAPGVNILAAWPPNISPTELTSDRRRIRFNIVSGTSMSCPHISGLAALLKSRHRKWSPEAIKSAMMTTAYILDSQGSPIADVASAGSSSATPFAFGSGHVSPQKAADPGLIYDISTKDYLTYFCSLSYNSTQIGLFFGGNFTCPDASDFQTGDLNYPSFAVQFSSSAKNTTSTFKRTVTNVGIAVSSYAVKVSEPQGISIIVRPRVLNFRKIGQKLSYKVTFIAKGIVSTNFSFGSLVWNSDNHSVRSPIAVTWL; encoded by the exons ATGGCAG AGGCAGCTATGATACTAAGGACTATCCTCCTAGTTCTGGCACTGAATGTTGTTTCAACTTCTTATGCTGCCATGGACTCGAACGCATACGTTGTCCACATGGACAAGTCCAAGATGAGAGCTTTCGACGTCTCTGTTGGAACGTCGAGAAGATGGTATGAAGCAATGATTCAGTCTATCAATGTAGACTCAGGAGGAGGAGAGGAGGCAGAGCTCCTTTATGTCTATGAAAATGTCATTTCTGGCTTCTCTGCAAGGCTGTCAAAGCAGCATCTTGAGTCTCTAGCCAAAGCGGACGGGTTCCTCTCTGCCACCATGGATGAACTATACAACCTTCACACAACTCATTCACCTCATTTCCTTGGCCTAGAAGAGGGGATAGGCTTGTGGGATGCTGAGAATCTGGCCTCTGATGTGATCATTGGGGTGGTCGATACAGGAATATGGCCGGAGCACCCCAGCTTCCGTAGCAAGGGCCTGCCACCGGTGCCCTCTCGTTGGAGAGGGAAATGTAAGGCTGGTCCCAAATTCGCAGCCTCGAATTGCAACCGGAAGCTTGTTGGTGCAAAGGCCTTCTTCAAAGGGTATGAGGCCATTGCTGGGAGGGTGAATGAGACCTCCGACTACCGGTCCCCTCGTGACTCCCAGGGCCATGGCACGCACACTTCTTCGACTGCAGGAGGGAATCTTGTTAAAGGCGCGAGCTTCCTAGGCCTGGCTAAAGGGACAGCAAGTGGCATGAGATACACAGCAAGAATTGCAGCATACAAGGCTTGCTACCAACTTGGATGTGCAACTTCTGATATAGTAGCTGCAATGGAGCAAGCAGTCAGTGATGGTGTGGATGTGCTGTCTCTGTCGCTGGGAGGCGTCGCGAAGCCTTACTACGCGGACAGCATGGCCATTGCAGCATTCGGTGCGGTTAAAAAGGGAGTCTTTGTCTCAGCCTCAGCTGGCAACTCAGGACCCTCGGGTTCCTCCGTTAGCAACATTGCACCGTGGATGGCAACCGTTGCTGCAAGCTACATGGACCGCGTTTTTCCAGCCAGAGTCGAGCTTGGTGATGGCCAGATTCTCCTTGGCACCTCACTCTACTCGGGGAAGGCTCCCACCACGCCATTGCATCTGGCATACGATGACACTGCAGGTGGCCGTGTCGCTAGGTTCTGCATCGCCAACTCCCTCTCCCCGAGGCTAGTCAAGGGGAGGATTGTCATATGTGACAGAGGGATAAACAGCAGAGTTGAGAAAGGAGAGCAAGTGAGGATGGCTGGTGGAGCCGGCATGATCCTTGCAAATGGCGAGAATCAAGGCGAGGAGCTGCTAGCGGACGCCCACATCTTGCCTGCTGCATCTCTTGGAGCTGCAGCATCAAAGGCAGTCAAAATGTACTCAAACTCAACCACCAATGCAACTGCAGTGCTCACATTTGAAGGGGCAGTCTACAACAGCCCAGCCCCGGTCATGGCCGCATTCTCCTCACGCGGGCCTAGTCTGTTCGGACCAGACATTATCAAACCAGACATCACTGCACCAGGAGTGAACATTCTTGCAGCATGGCCACCAAACATAAGCCCCACAGAGCTCACAAGCGACAGGAGACGCATTCGTTTCAACATTGTATCAGGCACTTCCATGTCCTGCCCCCACATCAGTGGCCTAGCAGCACTGCTCAAATCACGGCACAGAAAGTGGTCACCTGAAGCAATCAAATCAGCTATGATGACTACAGCCTACATTCTTGACTCACAAGGCTCACCAATAGCAGATGTGGCCTCAGCAGGCTCAAGCTCCGCCACCCCCTTTGCGTTTGGCTCTGGCCACGTCAGCCCCCAGAAGGCGGCTGATCCGGGCTTGATCTACGACATCTCCACCAAAGACTACCTCACTTACTTTTGCAGCCTAAGCTACAACTCCACACAAATAGGCCTCTTCTTTGGAGGGAACTTCACCTGTCCAGATGCTTCTGATTTCCAAACCGGAGACCTAAACTACCCTTCTTTTGCTGTCCAATTCAGCAGCAGTGCTAAAAACACAACGTCAACATTTAAAAGAACAGTAACCAACGTTGGCATTGCGGTCAGCAGTTATGCTGTCAAAGTGTCTGAACCCCAAGGTATATCGATCATCGTAAGGCCTCGAGTATTGAATTTTAGGAAGATTGGACAAAAGTTAAGCTACAAAGTGACCTTCATTGCAAAAGGGATAGTATCCACTAACTTCTCATTTGGCTCTCTTGTGTGGAATTCGGATAATCATTCTGTTAGGAGTCCTATTGCAGTAACGTGGCTGTAG
- the LOC125195921 gene encoding ATPase GET3A: protein MGSNAEFPEGTVQNVLEQDSLKWIFVGGKGGVGKTTCSSIISILLASVRESVLIISTDPAHNLSDAFQQKFTKSPSLVNGFSNLYAMEIDPTVEHEDSLGSDATDGFVSELANSIPGIDEAMSFAEMLKLVQTMDYSVIVFDTAPTGHTLRLLQFPSTLEKGLAKIMSLKNRFGGLLSQMTRLLGVGDEFNEDAILGKLEGMKEVIEQVNKQFKDPDLTTFVCVCIPEFLSLYETERLVQELTKFEIDTHNIIINQVIYDEEVVESKLLKARMRMQQKYLNQFYMLYDDFNITKLPLLPQEVCGVEALKAFSRNFLSVYQPSITRGTLEEVEQRVSALREHLKNAEAELDRLNKGKQKA from the exons ATGGGATCCAACGCAGAGTTTCCGGAGGGGACGGTGCAGAACGTACTGGAGCAGGACTCCTTGAAGTGGATTTTCGTCGGCGGCAAAGGCGGCGTCGGCAAAACCACCTGCAGCTCCATCATCTCAATTTTGCTCGCCAGCGTCCGTGAATCTGTGCTCATCATCTCCACTGATCCTGCCCACAATCTAAGCGATGCCTTCCAGCAGAAGTTCACCAAGTCTCCCTCGCTTGTTAATGGCTTCTCCAACTTGTATGCAATG GAAATTGATCCGACTGTGGAACATGAAGACTCTCTTGGATCAGATGCAACTGATGGATTTGTGTCAGAACTAGCAAATTCTATACCAGGAATCGATGAGGCAATGAGTTTTGCGGAAATGCTAAA GCTTGTGCAAACCATGGATTACTCTGTCATAGTATTCGATACAGCTCCAACCGGCCACACCCTACGGTTGCTACAGTTTCCTTCAACCTTAGAGAAAGGGCTTGCAAAGATTATGAGCTTAAAGAACAGATTTGGTGGCTTGTTGAGCCAA ATGACTCGCCTCCTTGGTGTCGGTGATGAATTCAATGAAGACGCTATCCTTGGAAAACTTGAGGGCATGAAAGAAGTGATTGAACAAGTGAACAAGCAGTTTAAGGATCCC GATTTGACAACCTTCGTCTGTGTCTGCATTCCAGAATTCCTCTCTCTTTATGAAACTGAACGGCTCGTGCAGGAGCTTACTAAATTCGAGATTGATACTCATAATATCATCATTAACCAAGTAATTTATGACGAAGAAG TTGTGGAGTCAAAGTTGCTCAAAGCTAGAATGCGCATGCAGCAGAAATACCTGAATCAGTTTTACATGCTATATGACGACTTCAACATCACTAAGCTGCCATTGTTGCCCCAAGAG GTTTGTGGGGTTGAAGCATTGAAAGCATTTTCGCGCAATTTTCTATCCGTGTACCAACCATCCATCACTCGAGGCACATTAGAAGAGGTGGAGCAGAGAGTATCCGCATTGAGAGAACACCTCAAGAATGCGGAGGCAGAACTGGACAGACTCAACAAGGGGAAGCAGAAGgcttag